The nucleotide sequence GGGAAAGAGAGGGATGAGAATCGGAAGATCCTGACTCTGGCCCTGCTGGAAGCACAGCAGGCGGAGAGGGAGAGTCAGCTGAATCTGCAGCAGGTTCTGATCACCCTGGAAAATACGGAACAGAACCGGGTCCTGGCAGAACTGGAAATGGAGCAGTCCGAAGAGCTTTATGAAGAGGCACAGTTCCTTCAAAAAGCGGGAGACTATTCCTCCGCAGAATCCGAGGATGCCCGTCTGCTCTTTGAACAGGCCCGGGTCAATTATTTTGACATGCTCGCCGGGGAATTCCTGGCCTGGAGGGATCTTCTCCTATACCTGTAGAGACCGGAGCCAGTCTATTCAAGACCCTTCCAGCCCTCGCTTGCCTCCCCGGCTGAAACTATTATATGATCTTGATTATGATAGAACAGTCCTTCTCCCTTCGTTCAGGTCAGAATGTCTATATGGTCGGCATCAAAGGGACCGGTATGGCCGCTCTGGCCGAAATTTTCCAGTCCCGGGGGCTCCGTGTCTCCGGCTCGGATGTGGAAGAAGAGTTTTATACCGACAAGGTCCTTCAAGATTGCGGAATTCCCTTTTTCAAGGGCTTTTCTCCCGACAACATCCCCGGGAATCTTGATTTTGCGGTCCGGTCGGCAGCCTATGGGACGGATCATCCCGAAGTTGCTCTTCTGGAAGAACGGAACATCCCCCTCCTGCTCTATCCGGAGGCTTTGGGACTGCTCTCCCGGGAACACTCTGCAGCGGCCGTCGCGGGGGTCCATGGGAAAACAACCACAACCGCCCTGTGCGGAACACTGGTGCAGTCCCTGGGTCTTGCCGGAACCGTGCTGGTCGGAAGCGCCGTTCCCGCCTTTGGAAACCGGTCCACCCTGGTCCAGGGCAATGATTTTTTCCTGGCCGAGACCTGCGAATACCGCCGGCACTTTATGTATTTTTCTCCAGACCGAATGATTCTGACCTCTGTGGAAGCGGATCATCTGGATTATTTTAAAGACGAAGCAGACGTAGAAAACGCCTTTTGCGAGTTTATAGCCACCCTCCCCGAAGGGGGCTCTCTGATCTACTGCCATGACGATCCGGGTGCTTTCAGAACAGCCCTGAGAATGGCTGCCCTGCGTCCCGATATCAGGATGATCCCCTATGGGTTTCAACTGTCCGGAGAGGGGAAAATCACTAAATTAAAACCGGACACAAGCGGTGAAAACCAATTTACAATAGAGGGCATTGAAGCCCTTTTTAGACTCCGGATTCCCGGGGATCATGTCATTCAGGATGCCGCCGCCGCCCTCCTGCTGGTTCTCGATCAGTATCGCTCCCAGGGGGGGGGCTCAGAAAAAACCCCGCCTTTTCTGAAGGCTCTGGAAGAGGGGATCTATCACTTTACCGGAAGCCGCAGACGCTCCGAGATTGTGGGGGAAGCCCGGGGAATCCTGATCATGGACGACTATGGTCATCATCCCTCGGCTGTCAGAAAAACCCTGGAAGGCATCCGGGATTTTTACCCCGGAAGGCGCATCGTTGTGGATTTTATGTCTCATACCTATTCCCGTACCGCCGCCCTGCTGGATGATTTTGCCTCTTCCTTCGGAGCAGCGGACGAAGTGATCCTTCATAAGATCTATGCTTCCGCCCGGGAACATTTCAACGGACGGATCAGCGGCCGTGATCTTTTTAACAAGACCTGTGAGCAGCATAAACAGGTTCTCTATTTTGAAGAGCCCGCCGAGGCGCTTCCCTATCTCAATGAATCCCTGAAAGAGGGAGATCTCTTCGTGACCATGGGTGCCGGTGACAACTGGCAGCTGGGACGGAGTGTTTACGCGCGTCTAAAGGAGACACCATCATGATCAGTATGACCGGCTACGGCTACAAGGAATTTCAGAACGACAAGGTCCGCTTCTCCCTGGAGATTAAATCCTACAACAACCGTTACCTGGATCTTATTCTGAACCTTCCCAATCCCCTGTCTCCCCTGGAAGGTCAGATTCGGGCCCTCGTCAGCAGCAGCCTCAGAAGAGGCCGGGTCGAAGTATATCTCAAGATGAAAGAACTGGAGGAAGACCTGTCCCTGACAGTGGATAAAACCGCCGTCAAGGCCTATGCCGACACCCTTCGTGAAATCCAGTCCCTCGCCGGGATCGGCGGGGATATCTCTCTGAGCCACATCCTGAATATGGAAGGAATCATCAAGACAGATAAAACCCGGAACCTGGACGAACTGTATGGATTGATCGAACCCCTGTTTAAGGACGTCCTGAAGCAGTTGATACTCTCTCGTCAAACAGAGGGAATATCGACAGAGAAAGACATCCTGGGGCAGATCAGTTTCATGGAAGACTGTGTGAACCAGGTCACAACTCATGCCCCCCGCATGCAGGAGCAGATCACTAATAACCTGAAAGAGAAGTTTGAAGAAATCGTGCAGGGTAAGGCCGACGAAAGCCGCATCCTCGCCGAGATCGCCATCCAAGTCGTCCGTTTTGACATCAACGAAGAACTTCAGAGGCTGGCGACCCACCTGGAAGGCTTCAGAAACAGTGCCGCCTCATCAGAACCGGTCGGAAAAAAATTGGATTTCCTCTGTCAGGAGATCAACCGGGAGGTAAATACCATCGGCTCTAAAAACACCCTTGTTGAAATAGGAAGGCTCGTTGTCGACATGAAGGATTCACTGGAAAAGGTAAGGGAGCAGCTTAAAAATGTTGAATAAAAAACCATTTAGAATCGCCATCTCAGGACGCAGCGGATGCGGGAACTCGACGGTGAGCACCATTCTGTCGGAGCGGATGCATCTGAAACTTGTGAACTACACCTTTCACAACATAGCCAAAGACAGGGGCATCGATTTCATCAAACTTTGTGAGATGGCCGAAGAAGATCCCCAATGGGATTATTTTGTGGATGAAAATCAGGTCAAACTGGCCATGGAAGACTCATCCGTCCTGGGCTCCCGTCTGGCCATCTGGATGCTCAAAGAGGCCGACCTGAAGGTGTTCCTCACGGCCAGCCCTGAAACCAGAGCCTTCCGTATTTATGAAAGGGAAGGGGGAGTCTTCGAACAGCGGATGGTGGAAACCCATGCCCGGGACGAACGGGATCATGCCCGGTATAAGAAATTATACGAAATTGATACCGATGACTATGCCTTTGCCGACCTGGTTATCAACACGAACCGTCTCAATCAGCATCAGGTGGCTGACATCATCGAAGCGGCAGCCAAGGTTGTTGTCGGGAAAAAAAAGGACGATTTAAAACAAGAAAGACAGGATTGACCAGTCTGGTCATTAAAAGGAAACATAAAATGCAATACAGAAGCATGCCCAAATCATCAGATAAACTTTCGGTCCTCGGATACGGCTGTATGAGGCTGCCGACCTTTGTGGGTGGAGCTGCCTCCAGCCTGATAGATAAGGAAAAGGCGGTTCACCAGATCCGCCTTG is from Oceanispirochaeta sp. and encodes:
- the murC gene encoding UDP-N-acetylmuramate--L-alanine ligase; its protein translation is MIEQSFSLRSGQNVYMVGIKGTGMAALAEIFQSRGLRVSGSDVEEEFYTDKVLQDCGIPFFKGFSPDNIPGNLDFAVRSAAYGTDHPEVALLEERNIPLLLYPEALGLLSREHSAAAVAGVHGKTTTTALCGTLVQSLGLAGTVLVGSAVPAFGNRSTLVQGNDFFLAETCEYRRHFMYFSPDRMILTSVEADHLDYFKDEADVENAFCEFIATLPEGGSLIYCHDDPGAFRTALRMAALRPDIRMIPYGFQLSGEGKITKLKPDTSGENQFTIEGIEALFRLRIPGDHVIQDAAAALLLVLDQYRSQGGGSEKTPPFLKALEEGIYHFTGSRRRSEIVGEARGILIMDDYGHHPSAVRKTLEGIRDFYPGRRIVVDFMSHTYSRTAALLDDFASSFGAADEVILHKIYASAREHFNGRISGRDLFNKTCEQHKQVLYFEEPAEALPYLNESLKEGDLFVTMGAGDNWQLGRSVYARLKETPS
- the cmk gene encoding (d)CMP kinase is translated as MLNKKPFRIAISGRSGCGNSTVSTILSERMHLKLVNYTFHNIAKDRGIDFIKLCEMAEEDPQWDYFVDENQVKLAMEDSSVLGSRLAIWMLKEADLKVFLTASPETRAFRIYEREGGVFEQRMVETHARDERDHARYKKLYEIDTDDYAFADLVINTNRLNQHQVADIIEAAAKVVVGKKKDDLKQERQD
- a CDS encoding YicC/YloC family endoribonuclease, coding for MISMTGYGYKEFQNDKVRFSLEIKSYNNRYLDLILNLPNPLSPLEGQIRALVSSSLRRGRVEVYLKMKELEEDLSLTVDKTAVKAYADTLREIQSLAGIGGDISLSHILNMEGIIKTDKTRNLDELYGLIEPLFKDVLKQLILSRQTEGISTEKDILGQISFMEDCVNQVTTHAPRMQEQITNNLKEKFEEIVQGKADESRILAEIAIQVVRFDINEELQRLATHLEGFRNSAASSEPVGKKLDFLCQEINREVNTIGSKNTLVEIGRLVVDMKDSLEKVREQLKNVE